A genome region from Chlorobaculum tepidum TLS includes the following:
- a CDS encoding dihydrolipoyl dehydrogenase family protein, whose product MSTKFDVIIIGGGPGGTPAAMQLASQGKTVLLVEESGKLGGACLFVGCIPSKIIRHWADEYAVKLKYSAQEALSPEDREAAWNEIMRKMQTILSQRSGAAMQMLKHLSNLRFVAGHAKFVSNNELVINEKDTGRKEKYTFNKAIIATGSHSFIPPFKGNGVQDVLTSEVLFSQDKLPESLLIIGGGPIGIELAQMLTKLGTKCTIIELLDSILYGVVETEFVSIISNQLSSLGVNIYTSSQVQEINKSDGHFDVTFTDANGSEHKENFEDVLVVTGKVPNIESLNLDSTDIKYDRKGIIVDEYLETSVKGIYATGDVTHGPKFAHTATYEAHIASANISAGNNQKVDFSKNTWVLFSEPEIVAAGFTEAQAVQEGYDIITGVYDYKIDAAAQVMNSPFGYLKYVVNKKNSEIIGVHICMNNASSLAGEASLIIANRLILKNVAETIHPHPTLTEAFGILAQKMLSKS is encoded by the coding sequence ATGAGCACTAAATTCGATGTTATCATAATTGGAGGTGGCCCTGGTGGAACCCCGGCCGCTATGCAGTTAGCTTCTCAAGGCAAAACCGTTTTACTTGTTGAAGAATCTGGAAAACTTGGAGGTGCATGTTTGTTTGTCGGTTGCATTCCGTCCAAGATTATCCGGCATTGGGCGGATGAGTATGCTGTTAAGCTCAAATACTCTGCTCAGGAGGCTCTGTCACCAGAGGACAGAGAAGCGGCGTGGAATGAGATTATGCGTAAAATGCAGACCATTCTCAGTCAACGATCTGGTGCAGCGATGCAAATGTTAAAGCATTTGTCAAATCTAAGGTTTGTTGCTGGTCATGCCAAATTTGTTTCTAATAATGAATTGGTTATCAACGAAAAAGATACCGGACGAAAAGAAAAATATACCTTCAATAAGGCCATTATAGCCACGGGGTCTCACTCTTTCATACCTCCCTTCAAGGGCAATGGTGTTCAAGATGTGTTGACAAGCGAAGTACTTTTTTCGCAAGATAAACTTCCCGAATCACTACTTATTATCGGAGGGGGGCCAATCGGTATTGAATTGGCTCAAATGCTTACCAAGTTAGGCACGAAATGCACAATCATTGAACTGCTTGATAGCATTCTGTATGGCGTTGTTGAGACAGAGTTTGTCTCAATCATTAGCAATCAGCTTTCTAGCTTAGGAGTCAACATTTACACCTCATCCCAAGTGCAGGAAATCAATAAGTCCGATGGGCATTTTGATGTGACATTCACAGATGCAAATGGCTCTGAGCACAAAGAAAATTTCGAGGATGTGCTTGTAGTTACAGGAAAAGTACCGAATATTGAATCTCTCAATTTAGATTCGACTGATATAAAATACGACCGAAAAGGGATCATCGTTGATGAATATCTTGAAACTTCCGTGAAGGGTATTTATGCTACAGGCGATGTCACTCATGGGCCGAAATTTGCTCATACTGCCACCTATGAAGCTCATATAGCATCAGCAAATATTTCAGCGGGAAATAATCAGAAAGTCGATTTTTCCAAAAACACCTGGGTACTATTCTCTGAGCCGGAGATTGTTGCAGCAGGGTTTACAGAGGCTCAGGCCGTTCAAGAAGGGTATGATATTATTACCGGTGTGTATGATTACAAAATTGACGCAGCTGCTCAAGTTATGAATTCGCCTTTTGGCTATCTGAAGTATGTGGTCAACAAAAAAAACTCGGAAATTATAGGCGTCCACATTTGCATGAATAACGCATCATCGTTGGCAGGAGAAGCCTCATTGATTATAGCAAATCGATTAATTCTCAAAAATGTCGCCGAAACAATACATCCGCACCCTACTCTGACGGAAGCATTTGGCATATTGGCCCAAAAGATGCTCAGTAAAAGCTAA
- the eno gene encoding phosphopyruvate hydratase, with product MKIQNVNAIEILDSRGNPTVEVNLKLEDGTISRAMVPSGASTGEREATELRDGDKKRYGGKGVLKAVENVNSAIAKAIENKHFTNQRELDYFLIELDETNNKSKLGANAILGVSMAFARAKAQSSRTPLYQYLGGSNAHIMPVPCMNVINGGKHADNTIDFQEFMIAPHNAPSFRESIRMGEEVFHALKAVLKLKGLSTGVGDEGGFAPDLKSNEQAVEMILEGITKAGYKPSVDVSICLDPASSEMWENGKYKFFKSTQKLVSSDEMVKLWESWVNQYPIVLLEDGMAENDWEGWKNLTDVIGNKIEIVGDDLFCTNKSILLNGINKGVANSILIKLNQIGTVTETLETIELAYKNSYNCFVSHRSGETVDSFIADLTVGINAGHLKSGSGCRGERIEKFNQLMRIENELGKSAQFAGLKAFKNAK from the coding sequence ATGAAAATTCAAAATGTTAATGCTATCGAGATTCTCGATTCGAGAGGAAACCCAACCGTTGAAGTGAATTTAAAACTTGAAGACGGTACTATTTCTCGTGCAATGGTTCCAAGTGGAGCATCAACGGGAGAAAGAGAAGCAACAGAACTTAGAGATGGCGACAAAAAGCGCTATGGCGGTAAAGGTGTTTTAAAAGCTGTCGAGAATGTTAATTCAGCCATTGCAAAAGCCATTGAGAATAAACACTTTACCAATCAACGAGAATTGGACTATTTTCTTATTGAACTTGACGAAACTAATAACAAATCTAAACTAGGGGCTAATGCGATACTTGGTGTTTCAATGGCTTTTGCCCGTGCAAAAGCGCAAAGTTCACGTACTCCGCTATATCAATATTTAGGCGGCAGTAATGCTCACATTATGCCTGTTCCCTGTATGAATGTCATCAATGGAGGTAAACATGCAGACAATACAATAGACTTTCAGGAATTTATGATTGCTCCACATAACGCTCCATCGTTTAGAGAATCAATCCGTATGGGCGAAGAAGTTTTTCACGCCTTGAAAGCTGTATTAAAGTTAAAAGGATTAAGCACTGGCGTTGGAGATGAAGGCGGTTTTGCTCCAGACTTAAAATCCAATGAACAAGCCGTTGAAATGATATTAGAAGGGATTACTAAAGCTGGTTATAAGCCAAGTGTAGATGTTAGTATTTGTCTTGACCCGGCTTCAAGTGAAATGTGGGAAAATGGGAAATACAAATTCTTTAAAAGTACTCAGAAATTGGTTTCCAGTGATGAAATGGTGAAATTGTGGGAAAGCTGGGTAAATCAATACCCAATTGTATTACTAGAAGATGGAATGGCTGAAAATGACTGGGAAGGTTGGAAAAATCTTACAGATGTAATCGGAAACAAAATCGAGATTGTTGGCGATGATTTGTTCTGTACTAATAAATCAATTTTATTAAATGGTATAAATAAAGGCGTTGCAAATTCTATCCTGATAAAATTGAATCAAATAGGTACTGTGACAGAGACTTTAGAAACGATTGAACTTGCATATAAAAATTCATATAATTGTTTTGTTTCCCATCGGAGTGGAGAAACGGTTGATAGTTTTATTGCCGATTTGACAGTAGGAATTAATGCTGGACATCTTAAGAGTGGTAGTGGTTGTCGAGGAGAAAGAATAGAAAAATTCAATCAACTTATGCGGATTGAAAATGAATTGGGTAAATCAGCTCAATTTGCAGGATTGAAAGCCTTTAAAAATGCAAAATAA
- a CDS encoding cation diffusion facilitator family transporter: MEKKMIIHIRRTDEKQRWLFFSTLLNATLAVAKLGWGWMMGSTLVVADGIHSISDVFGALLIFLALFFAAHKSERFPYGLHKLEDMAAVLGGLGILYAGYEIIHSVFFEAGIKTPEAIWTTIGFILAIVFIQYTFYFFELKAAQRLGSPGVKADAVNWLGDIGAGMIVVIGLVAHHYKVPYAQEVSVIIIVLMILKGAYDVLKEGLLSLLDAADIEMNDTIRNIVMAEPDITNIKRLNVRKSGSVYFADIELSIAEVATAKAHKSIDEVVNRLHEEINTLEAVTIHYEPDHPPYRTVVRLLDKDKKHLSIHFGQTAWLEITHIEADNKQISKEFVKNSAVIAPKGKAFRLVAYLLSIHTDTIVMGNAELDENILTLFEALNIEVKKEKNDET; the protein is encoded by the coding sequence GTGGAAAAGAAAATGATCATCCATATACGCAGAACCGACGAGAAACAGCGCTGGCTCTTTTTTTCCACACTGCTCAATGCTACGCTGGCAGTGGCCAAACTGGGATGGGGATGGATGATGGGTTCCACACTCGTTGTCGCGGACGGTATACACTCCATCTCCGATGTGTTCGGGGCGCTGCTCATCTTCCTTGCGCTTTTTTTTGCCGCTCATAAATCCGAGCGCTTCCCCTACGGTTTGCACAAACTTGAAGATATGGCGGCAGTCCTTGGTGGTTTGGGGATACTCTACGCAGGGTATGAGATCATCCATTCGGTCTTTTTTGAAGCAGGTATCAAAACTCCAGAAGCAATCTGGACCACGATTGGCTTCATTTTGGCGATTGTCTTTATACAGTACACTTTCTACTTTTTCGAGCTCAAAGCAGCACAACGGCTCGGATCGCCTGGTGTCAAAGCTGATGCGGTAAACTGGCTGGGAGACATCGGAGCGGGGATGATCGTCGTCATCGGTCTGGTAGCCCATCATTACAAGGTCCCATATGCTCAGGAAGTCTCGGTGATCATCATTGTACTGATGATTCTAAAGGGCGCTTATGATGTACTAAAAGAGGGATTGCTTTCCTTGCTTGATGCAGCCGACATAGAGATGAACGATACCATCCGTAACATCGTCATGGCAGAGCCGGATATTACTAATATCAAACGATTAAATGTACGAAAATCGGGCAGCGTCTATTTTGCCGATATCGAGTTGAGTATTGCAGAAGTCGCTACGGCAAAAGCACACAAAAGCATTGATGAAGTGGTCAACAGGTTGCATGAAGAGATAAACACACTCGAAGCGGTGACCATCCATTATGAGCCCGATCATCCACCCTACAGGACTGTTGTCAGGCTTCTGGATAAAGACAAAAAACACCTGAGCATACACTTCGGTCAAACGGCATGGTTGGAGATCACGCATATTGAAGCAGATAATAAGCAAATCAGCAAGGAATTTGTCAAAAATTCCGCAGTTATAGCACCCAAAGGCAAGGCTTTCAGGCTGGTTGCCTATCTGCTTTCTATCCATACAGACACGATTGTCATGGGTAATGCAGAATTAGATGAGAATATACTGACGTTGTTTGAGGCATTGAACATTGAAGTCAAAAAAGAAAAAAATGATGAAACATGA
- a CDS encoding SLC13 family permease, producing MKVQASLIDFVLKEWLLVGSGVVLVLTSVYIKRLPEYSANEIQVLFLLFVLFIAVNGLLKSGTILKIAQKIEKGKLIPLKLVVITFFLSMLVTNDISLIVIVPLTLSLTVNRKGILVILEALAANAGSALTPVGNPQNLFIYWFYNVPPGVFIKTIAPFSLMFLVLLIIASLSFRTKRVLQENHVQNINKKAFVYGVLLAIVLLAVFHVLPVLSAVVVILFALIFDRKSLNVDYALLFSFLFFFGIADNLKVILGPKITHSEHIFLFSVLASQVMSNVPAALLFANCTPKWQALLWGVNAGGFGSLFGSLANLIAYKIYVKNKGTNDTVGFTVKFLVIGYIALFVSIGLYFLLYGADVSL from the coding sequence TTGAAAGTTCAAGCGTCATTGATTGATTTTGTCTTAAAGGAATGGTTGCTGGTAGGCTCTGGCGTGGTTTTGGTGTTGACGTCCGTTTATATAAAGCGTTTGCCAGAATACTCAGCCAATGAAATACAGGTTCTATTTCTCCTGTTTGTTTTATTTATTGCAGTAAATGGACTGCTGAAAAGCGGAACTATATTAAAAATCGCTCAAAAAATAGAGAAAGGGAAGCTCATACCCTTAAAGTTGGTAGTAATAACATTTTTCCTTTCAATGCTGGTAACGAACGATATTTCTCTAATAGTTATTGTACCGCTCACGTTATCACTTACTGTAAATAGGAAAGGAATACTTGTAATTCTCGAGGCATTGGCTGCCAATGCAGGGTCGGCATTAACACCAGTAGGCAATCCTCAAAACCTTTTTATTTACTGGTTCTATAATGTTCCCCCAGGCGTATTTATCAAAACAATAGCACCGTTTTCTTTGATGTTTCTCGTTTTGTTAATAATTGCCTCGCTTTCTTTTAGAACCAAAAGAGTGTTACAGGAAAACCATGTTCAGAACATAAATAAAAAAGCATTTGTTTATGGTGTGTTGCTTGCTATTGTGCTCCTGGCAGTCTTTCATGTTCTTCCTGTTTTAAGTGCCGTTGTGGTCATCCTTTTTGCGCTGATTTTTGACCGAAAATCTCTGAATGTTGATTATGCGCTATTATTTAGTTTCCTTTTCTTTTTTGGTATTGCCGACAATCTCAAGGTAATTTTAGGTCCCAAAATCACTCATTCTGAGCATATTTTCCTGTTTTCAGTCTTGGCAAGCCAGGTTATGAGTAATGTTCCAGCAGCACTGTTGTTTGCTAATTGCACGCCCAAGTGGCAGGCATTGTTGTGGGGCGTGAATGCAGGAGGATTTGGCAGTTTATTTGGTTCACTGGCAAATCTGATAGCTTACAAAATATATGTCAAAAACAAGGGTACAAATGATACTGTTGGATTTACTGTCAAGTTTCTCGTCATAGGTTACATTGCATTATTTGTATCAATAGGGCTATATTTTCTATTGTATGGTGCGGATGTTTCGTTATGA
- a CDS encoding DUF4352 domain-containing protein, protein MQKVYKHVLSGLLLLMLCILAAGSFGVGAAGNSDDGATTTNYKIGETAHVGYMSYAVWKAFYRNQLSDNPYINQPPDAAYLFVDITVRNDDKEARTIAPFKLIDENGAEYETSSNAWSVDGSIGILDSLNPGVEKRGYIVFDVPRGKHYKLEVSGGYWSSDKALVDLGLK, encoded by the coding sequence ATGCAAAAGGTCTATAAACATGTACTGTCTGGGCTTTTATTATTAATGCTCTGTATATTGGCGGCAGGAAGCTTTGGCGTTGGCGCGGCAGGAAACTCCGACGATGGCGCTACGACCACGAATTACAAGATTGGAGAGACAGCACACGTGGGGTATATGTCATACGCTGTATGGAAAGCCTTCTACCGAAACCAGCTCAGTGATAATCCATACATCAATCAACCTCCAGATGCCGCGTATCTGTTCGTCGACATCACGGTTCGCAACGACGATAAAGAGGCGAGAACAATCGCACCCTTCAAGCTCATAGACGAAAACGGCGCCGAATATGAGACAAGCAGCAACGCATGGTCGGTTGATGGCAGCATCGGTATTCTGGATAGTTTGAATCCGGGTGTAGAGAAACGCGGGTATATTGTTTTTGATGTTCCGCGGGGCAAGCACTACAAGTTAGAGGTATCAGGTGGATACTGGTCCAGCGATAAGGCTCTCGTCGATCTCGGACTAAAATGA
- the cfa gene encoding cyclopropane fatty acyl phospholipid synthase, with protein MSGIYESKLRALLESAGIAIGGSNPWDITVHNPHFYKRVVTESHLGIGESYMDGWWDCEALDQFFYRVLRARLDAKVSQASRALGNILGVLVNLQKPSRAFTVGEVHYNVGNDLYEAMLDKRMLYSCGYWKDARNLNEAQENKLRLIFNKLELQPGMRVLDIGCGWGGAARFAAEHYGVSVTGVTVSSEQKKMADKLRNNLPVEVRLVDYRQLDGSFDRIYSIGMFEHVGVKNYRRFFEIARNCLKSDGLFLLHTIGSKRSSTHTDKWTHKYIFPNSMLPSARQITTAAEGQQLIEDWHAFGNDYDRTLMAWHRNFEEHWPQLRHAYDERFYRMWRYYLLSAAGSFRARNVQLWQILFSNNGITGDYYVPREHKAVLLKN; from the coding sequence ATGAGCGGCATTTACGAAAGCAAATTGCGAGCGCTGCTCGAATCGGCGGGCATCGCCATCGGAGGCAGCAATCCGTGGGACATCACCGTCCACAATCCGCATTTCTACAAGCGCGTCGTCACTGAGTCGCACCTCGGCATCGGCGAATCGTACATGGACGGCTGGTGGGACTGCGAGGCGCTCGACCAGTTCTTTTACCGTGTGCTTCGCGCACGGCTCGACGCGAAAGTTTCGCAAGCGAGCCGCGCCCTCGGCAACATCCTCGGCGTGCTCGTCAACCTGCAAAAACCCTCGCGGGCATTCACGGTCGGCGAAGTCCACTACAACGTGGGCAACGACCTGTACGAGGCAATGCTCGACAAGCGGATGCTCTACAGTTGCGGCTACTGGAAAGACGCCCGCAACCTCAACGAAGCGCAGGAGAACAAACTGCGCCTCATCTTCAACAAGCTTGAACTCCAGCCCGGAATGCGGGTGCTCGACATCGGCTGCGGCTGGGGCGGCGCGGCACGCTTCGCAGCGGAGCACTACGGCGTGAGCGTCACCGGCGTCACGGTATCGAGCGAGCAGAAGAAGATGGCCGACAAGCTGCGAAACAACCTCCCGGTCGAGGTGCGGCTCGTCGATTACCGCCAGCTCGACGGCAGCTTTGACCGCATCTACTCCATCGGCATGTTCGAGCACGTGGGCGTAAAAAACTACCGGCGCTTTTTCGAGATCGCACGCAACTGCCTCAAAAGCGACGGCCTGTTCCTGCTGCATACCATCGGCAGCAAACGCTCCTCGACCCACACCGACAAATGGACGCACAAGTACATCTTTCCCAACTCTATGCTCCCGTCGGCCCGGCAGATCACCACAGCCGCCGAGGGCCAGCAGCTCATCGAGGACTGGCACGCCTTCGGCAACGACTACGACCGCACCCTCATGGCCTGGCACCGGAACTTCGAAGAGCACTGGCCGCAACTTCGCCACGCCTACGACGAGCGCTTCTACCGTATGTGGCGCTACTACCTGCTCAGCGCCGCCGGATCGTTCCGAGCCCGAAACGTCCAGCTCTGGCAGATACTCTTTTCAAACAACGGAATTACCGGGGATTATTACGTGCCGCGGGAACACAAAGCCGTCCTGTTGAAAAACTGA
- a CDS encoding Hsp20/alpha crystallin family protein, translated as MALTLYGKDPLKMFEDVFNERLTPFISSMGSMMAPAFKVDISEDEKAIYLSADIPGVKKEDVKVSIEDDVISISAERTQEEEEKKKNYHRVERSWGSLSRSFTIGDNVDSDNITANYDNGVLKVVIPKKEPEQKKSKEIAVS; from the coding sequence ATGGCACTCACACTTTATGGCAAAGACCCCCTGAAGATGTTCGAAGATGTGTTCAACGAAAGGCTGACACCGTTCATCAGTTCGATGGGCTCGATGATGGCGCCGGCCTTCAAGGTGGATATCAGTGAAGATGAGAAGGCTATCTATCTCTCAGCCGACATTCCCGGCGTAAAGAAAGAGGATGTAAAGGTAAGCATTGAGGACGATGTCATTAGCATCAGTGCGGAGCGCACTCAGGAAGAGGAGGAGAAAAAGAAAAACTACCACCGGGTCGAACGCTCGTGGGGTAGCCTGTCAAGAAGTTTCACCATCGGTGACAACGTGGATAGTGACAACATCACCGCCAATTACGATAATGGCGTGCTGAAGGTCGTTATTCCGAAAAAGGAACCCGAACAGAAAAAGAGCAAAGAGATCGCCGTCAGCTGA
- a CDS encoding CRISPR-associated helicase/endonuclease Cas3 translates to MRHYPKSLKNADAPVEHPPLPLERCLAKSRKIDASRSVAGRTVLDHCRIAGEVARELIARSPAFLRESFFPDGSALVAASHDIGKVSPTFQKKIYTAIGNADPTILDVLNDVDSEIEKNWGGHAGVSQCALEALEAGKDIAAIAGCHHGYAPKLAGKTADAEAFGGAAWQRQRARLLERLAEATGERFPKIRNLLHARVLAGLTSVADWIGSGATFDDPGEAWQSCIADAVDAAGFTPPRLRPGLSFREIFGFEARPIQRSLIEKACRPGAYILEAPMGIGKTEAALYAAYALVSAGKARGIYFALPTQLTSNRIHERVERFLDKVLEADSPHRNALLVHSNAGLQKFEFGADAAPGCSWFSASKRGLLAPFAVGTIDQALMASMNVKHGFVRAFGLAGKVVILDEVHSYDAYTGTILDRLVRELRQLHCTVIILSATLTGERRSALLGAARSAEAAYPLISALPAEAREPVEIAPETMPGNRVAIHQTLDIDEAMDEALNRADSGQQVLWIENTVTEAQEAFKLLAARSSGMAIECGLLHSRFIHCDREALEEKWVTRYGADGAAARRERGRILVGTQVLEQSLDIDADFLVTRLCPTDMLLQRIGRLWRHSFHQRPAGARCEAWIVSAQFEAAEQNPGEAFGKSAKVYSPYVLLRTLQAWSGVEALSLPGDIRDLLERTYEARPESEAMAKHKADLQRRREILESFALQGVSFGLDARPDTNVATRYSDIDTVELLLLQSVSHNHAAHETTVTLLDGQQLTLPHDFAAGRKREQRQLAARLATQTLKVAEYAAPADPGRNTLTWLKPYFYLGDPSKSESLLRVAIVGEGGLLRLPGGGAAAEKYELSYNPRLGYQYKKR, encoded by the coding sequence ATGCGTCACTACCCCAAATCCCTGAAAAATGCGGATGCGCCCGTTGAGCATCCGCCGCTGCCGCTCGAACGCTGCCTCGCGAAATCACGGAAAATCGACGCCAGCCGCTCCGTTGCCGGGCGAACGGTGCTCGACCACTGCCGCATCGCGGGCGAGGTGGCACGGGAGCTGATCGCCCGCTCGCCCGCCTTCCTGCGCGAGTCGTTTTTTCCGGACGGCTCGGCGCTCGTCGCCGCCAGCCACGACATCGGCAAGGTCAGCCCGACCTTCCAGAAAAAAATCTACACGGCGATCGGGAACGCCGATCCGACGATTCTCGATGTGTTGAACGATGTCGATTCGGAGATCGAAAAAAATTGGGGCGGCCACGCGGGCGTCAGTCAGTGCGCTCTCGAAGCACTGGAGGCAGGCAAAGACATCGCCGCGATTGCCGGTTGCCACCACGGCTACGCGCCGAAACTCGCGGGCAAAACCGCTGATGCGGAGGCGTTCGGCGGCGCGGCGTGGCAACGTCAGCGGGCGCGGCTGCTGGAGCGGCTCGCGGAGGCGACAGGCGAGCGGTTCCCGAAAATCCGCAATTTGCTGCACGCCCGCGTGCTGGCCGGGCTGACCTCCGTGGCGGACTGGATCGGCTCCGGCGCGACGTTCGACGATCCCGGCGAGGCGTGGCAAAGCTGCATCGCCGACGCCGTCGATGCAGCCGGATTCACGCCGCCGCGCCTCAGGCCGGGGCTGTCGTTCCGGGAGATTTTCGGGTTCGAGGCGCGCCCGATCCAGCGCAGCCTGATAGAAAAGGCCTGTCGCCCCGGCGCGTACATCCTCGAAGCGCCGATGGGCATCGGCAAAACCGAGGCCGCGCTCTACGCCGCCTACGCCCTCGTATCGGCTGGCAAGGCTCGCGGCATCTACTTCGCCTTGCCGACGCAGCTCACCTCCAACCGCATCCACGAGCGGGTCGAGCGCTTTCTCGACAAAGTGCTCGAAGCGGACTCGCCCCACCGAAACGCGCTGCTCGTGCACAGCAACGCTGGGCTGCAAAAGTTCGAGTTCGGCGCGGATGCCGCCCCCGGCTGCTCGTGGTTCAGCGCATCGAAGCGCGGGCTGCTCGCCCCCTTCGCCGTCGGCACCATCGACCAGGCGCTGATGGCCTCGATGAACGTCAAACACGGCTTCGTCCGCGCCTTCGGCTTGGCGGGCAAAGTGGTCATTCTCGACGAAGTGCACAGCTACGACGCCTACACTGGCACCATTCTCGACCGGCTGGTGCGCGAGTTGCGGCAGCTGCATTGCACGGTCATCATCCTCAGCGCCACCCTCACCGGAGAGCGCCGAAGCGCCCTGCTCGGCGCGGCCCGAAGCGCGGAGGCGGCCTACCCGCTCATCTCCGCCCTGCCCGCCGAGGCGCGGGAACCGGTCGAAATCGCGCCGGAAACGATGCCCGGAAACCGTGTCGCCATCCACCAGACGCTCGACATCGACGAAGCAATGGATGAAGCGCTCAACCGGGCGGATTCCGGCCAGCAGGTGCTTTGGATCGAAAACACCGTCACCGAAGCGCAGGAGGCGTTCAAACTCCTCGCCGCCCGGTCGAGCGGCATGGCGATCGAGTGCGGCCTGCTCCATTCGCGCTTCATCCACTGCGACCGCGAGGCGCTCGAAGAGAAGTGGGTGACGCGCTACGGTGCGGATGGTGCGGCGGCGCGGCGCGAGCGGGGGCGGATTCTCGTTGGCACGCAGGTGCTCGAACAGTCGCTCGACATCGACGCCGATTTCCTCGTCACGCGCCTCTGCCCCACCGACATGCTTTTGCAGCGCATCGGACGCTTGTGGCGGCACAGCTTCCACCAGCGCCCTGCCGGAGCGAGGTGCGAGGCGTGGATCGTCAGCGCACAGTTCGAGGCCGCCGAGCAGAATCCCGGCGAGGCGTTCGGCAAAAGCGCGAAAGTCTATAGCCCATACGTGCTCTTGCGAACGCTTCAGGCGTGGAGCGGCGTGGAAGCGCTTTCGCTGCCGGGCGACATTCGCGACCTGCTCGAACGCACCTACGAAGCGAGGCCGGAGAGCGAGGCGATGGCAAAACACAAAGCCGACCTCCAGCGGCGCAGGGAGATACTCGAAAGCTTCGCGCTCCAGGGGGTCTCGTTCGGCCTCGACGCAAGACCCGACACCAATGTCGCCACCCGTTACAGCGACATCGACACCGTCGAGCTGCTCCTGCTGCAATCGGTCAGCCACAACCATGCGGCGCACGAAACCACGGTGACGCTGCTCGACGGCCAACAGCTCACCCTGCCGCACGACTTCGCCGCCGGGCGGAAGCGCGAGCAGCGGCAGCTCGCCGCCCGCCTCGCCACGCAAACCCTCAAGGTGGCCGAGTACGCCGCGCCCGCCGACCCCGGACGCAACACGCTCACGTGGCTCAAGCCCTACTTCTACCTCGGCGATCCGTCGAAGAGCGAAAGCCTTTTGCGCGTCGCCATCGTGGGCGAGGGTGGCCTGTTGAGGTTGCCCGGTGGCGGCGCGGCGGCGGAGAAATACGAACTGAGTTACAACCCACGACTGGGCTACCAGTACAAAAAACGATAA